The Spirochaetales bacterium genomic sequence CCCGTCACGTTCGCCGAACCGATCACCGAATAATCGGCGTGAAACTCTTCCTCGTCCACCCCGTCCGGCGTATAGTAGTAACGGAGGGTAAGCCCGCTCATCTGAACGGCCGAGCCGCTCCGGTTCACGATATTGAGGGAGGGCTTTATCTGGGAAGAAGACGCCGAGGTCTCGGCGCACATGTACTCGACCCGGATGTCGCCGTCCGCCCCTTCGGGAAGCGGGGTCGGGGTGATACTCGGATCGAGGGTCGGGGTCGGGTCGGGCGTGCCGCCCCCCTTTTCCCAGGCGATTCCGGCCATCCCCAGGAGAAACGAGGCATTGTAGTCGAGGGCGACCTCGTTCATCGTGTAGTCGTTCACGTCGTCGGTGTAGTTGTCATTGCTGTCGGGCCCGCCGACCAGCGCCCCGACCATCCCTTTCGTGTTGCCGTCCCGGTTTGGTTCGTTCGCGCGGTGGTGGGGGTGCTTCGGCGGATTGGTGAGGTAATTGGTGACATATGAACCGTTCCTCGGGTTGCTTCCGAGGGTGTAATTCATGGTAACGTCCGCGGTTTCGAGATACCCGTCCCAACCGATGCATTTATAGGCGAGGTACCCCAATCCGGCTTCCGCGCACGCGTAACGGAGCACGCCCCAGCTGTCGAGCCACGGGAGGCCGTAGGGTGTTTTCGTGCATTCGTCGCGGTACCAGGTGAGGTTGTTGATCACCCCGTAGCGGAATTTGGCCTTTGCCGTCAGCTGCGCCATCTTGAGCATGACGAAGACCGTACAGTCGTCCCACGCCGGTGCCCACTGCTTGTTGTAGTTGTCGTCCCCGTAATCGTTCTCCGTGGTGTCCATCCAGTACTCCACGTCCTCGAGCAGGGAGTAACTCCCCCCCGCGATATGCAGCCAGACCGCGGCCCAGGCGAGGTCGTCGTAGTGCGAGGTACTCGGGTAGAACGATCCCTCGTCGCACCTTCCGACATTGGTAATACCTATATTGTAGATTTCCTCGGCGGCGGTAAGGCACCGGTCCGCATACGAGGAGTCGATACTCCGGTAGTTGAGCGACATGAGGACCAGGGCGGCCGCGGCGAGTCCGCAGACATCGGAACCCGTACTCGAGAGGTTCGCCTTTTTCACCGGCCTCGAACCCGTCTGGTTTTCCGGCGGGCCCCAGTAGCCGTGGTCGGCGTTCCCTTCACCCACCTCGTAGTAGAGGGTGTTCCGGTCCGGGTGGCAGGCGAGGATGAAATCCGTGAAATACTTGAGGGTGGAAAGCATTTTATCGGTAATCCCGGCATTGTCGAACACGGATGTGTATTCGTAGTACGTCCATCCCAAAACCGATGCTGTCCAGAACTGGGGAAGACCGAATTTGACGTGATCGCCGGCGTCGTGGTAACCGCCGGTCAGATTTATCGAGCCGTCGGCGTCACCGGTATGGCACGCCCCGCGCCAGGAAGAAAAAACATTGTCCCTGCCCGCGTCCGGCCCGCACTTGTTCGCGTCGAAAAACCAGAGCCCCTTTTCAAGGGCGTCATGGTAATCGTAGCCCCAGACGAAAACGCCCGTAAAAAAGAGCGCGGCAAGTCCTATAACTTTTATTTTTACTTTCATCGATTGCCTCCGTTATTGATGTTGTTTTTTTGTTGTCGTCATTGTAGCAGAAAGATCATGGGGGGCAATCGGGTGAAACGCTTAAACGGGTATGGGGAGAAAGCCTATGGGGACAGGGCCTAATAGATAACGCGGCTACCCAATCGTTACCGCATCCCCCTCACTCTTCCCCGTCTCCGGCGCTTTCGTCCGGGACGCCCTTACGGCCGCCCCGCCTGAACTTCCCCGCCCGCTCCATGAAGCAGATAATGCGGCCCGCCGGTATTTTTTTTTGTTCCTTTGCCTTCCATAGATTGCCGCAGCCGCGGCAGAGGTGGGTGTTCGCGAGAAACGGAGAGGCGACAAGCGCGCACACGCCACCCGCGAGAAAAATGACGCCCGCTATCGGGATAAAAAAAACGAACGCGCCGAGTCCCATGAATACGAAACCGGACGCGGCGATATAGCCGGGCCGGAGTTTCCGTGTCTCATGGGAAGAGCAGCGCGGACAGACGTAATCGCTTTCTCTGGTAAACATGAAAAGTATCCCTGCCGTACAATACTCTTTTTCACCGTCCGGGGCAAGACCCGTGCATCGAAAGATTCATTCTCATAAAAATCGCACGGTAAAAACAAGGCCGGGAAGCGTATTAGGAACGAAATATTGTATTTGACTTTGTAGACCATTTGACTATAATTAAAGTATACATTCGTCATTCGAGGACCCGAATTGTATTACAACATAACCGTAACGATATATTCCCGCACAATTTCTTTTTGATTCGGATAGTTAATTTCAGGAGTAATACGGCGGTTTTTCATGGAAAAAAATTTTTTATCCGGACAAACATCATCTGAAAAAGAATCGAAGCAAAAGAAAAAATTAATGCGAACAGGTTATTATCTCTTCGATGTCGGTACGGGGACATGGTGCGGTTCGGAGGCGGTCGACAGAATATTCGGTATTGAAACCGGTTACGGGAGAACCGTCGAGGGATGGCTTGACATTGTTCACCCGGACCATAAAAAAATGATGCGTGATTACCTGCTCGATCATGTCATCAATGGAAAGAACAGGTTCGACAAACAATACAAAATAATAAATGTAAAAACAAAACAGATACATCTTGTCCATGGCCGCGGGGACCTCAGACTGGATAACGACGGGAACGTCACCCATGTTTTCGGCATAGTGGAAGACATGAGCGAAAATGAAAATACCGGACTGGATTTTCTCGAGAGTGAAGAGCGTAATAAAATCATAAGCGAAATTACGACGGATTACACCTTTGTCGTTGCCGTGAACGACGACGGGACAATGGAAATACAATGGGTATCCGATTCTTTCGTGAAGCTTACCGGCAGAGATGTCACCGAAGTTAAAACATCGAAAATGTGGAAACATGTCATTGATGAGGATGATTGGGATAAATTCAACGATTTTATCAAAAAAGTGCTTGCGGAAAAAAAGGCGGGCGAACTGGAATGCCGCTCGGTGAGGGGGAAAAAGGGGAAATCCTGGATTCATATATATGTCTATCCGAAGACGAATGAAAACGGCAGGTTATTTATTATCGGCGCCGTAAAGGATATCTCGGAAAGAAAAGAAGCGGAAATCATGCTTGCCGCCGAACATGAACGGCTTCTTGTCACGCTTCAGAGTATCGGGGACGGCGTCATCGCCACGG encodes the following:
- a CDS encoding glycoside hydrolase family 9 protein, with protein sequence MKVKIKVIGLAALFFTGVFVWGYDYHDALEKGLWFFDANKCGPDAGRDNVFSSWRGACHTGDADGSINLTGGYHDAGDHVKFGLPQFWTASVLGWTYYEYTSVFDNAGITDKMLSTLKYFTDFILACHPDRNTLYYEVGEGNADHGYWGPPENQTGSRPVKKANLSSTGSDVCGLAAAALVLMSLNYRSIDSSYADRCLTAAEEIYNIGITNVGRCDEGSFYPSTSHYDDLAWAAVWLHIAGGSYSLLEDVEYWMDTTENDYGDDNYNKQWAPAWDDCTVFVMLKMAQLTAKAKFRYGVINNLTWYRDECTKTPYGLPWLDSWGVLRYACAEAGLGYLAYKCIGWDGYLETADVTMNYTLGSNPRNGSYVTNYLTNPPKHPHHRANEPNRDGNTKGMVGALVGGPDSNDNYTDDVNDYTMNEVALDYNASFLLGMAGIAWEKGGGTPDPTPTLDPSITPTPLPEGADGDIRVEYMCAETSASSSQIKPSLNIVNRSGSAVQMSGLTLRYYYTPDGVDEEEFHADYSVIGSANVTG